One region of Haladaptatus cibarius D43 genomic DNA includes:
- a CDS encoding DUF7511 domain-containing protein: MSGSFDTIDKSAEPKPKPSATNEESFELSSVVVEYDGKPNRCTIYPNEATRLQRMASWITADADTFVPLDEMC; encoded by the coding sequence ATGTCCGGCAGTTTCGATACAATCGACAAATCGGCCGAACCGAAACCCAAACCGAGCGCTACCAACGAAGAATCGTTCGAGTTGTCATCCGTCGTGGTCGAGTACGACGGCAAACCAAACAGATGTACGATTTATCCGAACGAGGCGACCCGCCTGCAGCGAATGGCGAGCTGGATAACTGCTGATGCAGATACGTTTGTCCCGCTGGACGAGATGTGTTAG
- a CDS encoding sulfurtransferase, protein MQDTAVVSADWLSERLDEVHIVDVRDGWEYEGIGHLPGAVNIPFDEFRSADADDAGMLPGAETWAELLGNAGISENDTIVAYDDMHGVFAARFLVTAELYGHENLHLLDGDFSSWQGTHETTTNASEPETVTYRVREPEETPLVSREEVESAIGDSDAVLVDTRDPEEFADGHLPNAVNVDWLDLVDDETRGLKPQDELRDVLESNGVTPDKRVVLYCNTARRISHSYVVLSHLGYDDIGFYEGSLTEWIDSDGELETA, encoded by the coding sequence ATGCAGGACACCGCCGTCGTTTCCGCGGACTGGCTCTCAGAGCGACTGGACGAGGTACATATCGTCGATGTGCGAGACGGCTGGGAGTACGAAGGAATCGGCCACCTTCCGGGTGCGGTCAACATCCCGTTCGATGAGTTCCGCTCCGCGGACGCCGATGACGCGGGAATGCTTCCCGGGGCCGAAACGTGGGCCGAACTTCTCGGGAACGCCGGAATCAGCGAGAACGATACCATCGTTGCCTACGACGACATGCACGGCGTATTCGCCGCGCGATTCCTCGTCACCGCCGAACTGTACGGCCACGAAAACCTCCACCTTCTTGACGGAGATTTCAGTTCGTGGCAGGGAACGCACGAAACGACGACAAACGCATCTGAACCGGAGACAGTAACGTATCGGGTTCGGGAACCCGAAGAAACGCCGCTCGTCTCCCGCGAGGAAGTCGAATCGGCAATCGGCGACTCGGATGCCGTGCTGGTCGATACCCGCGACCCCGAGGAGTTCGCCGACGGCCATCTGCCGAACGCGGTCAACGTCGATTGGCTCGACCTCGTGGACGACGAAACTCGCGGTCTCAAACCCCAGGACGAACTCCGCGATGTCCTCGAATCGAACGGCGTGACGCCCGACAAGCGGGTAGTTCTCTACTGTAACACTGCCCGACGAATCAGTCACTCCTACGTCGTTCTCTCTCACCTCGGCTACGATGACATCGGTTTTTACGAGGGTAGTCTCACCGAATGGATTGACTCCGATGGCGAACTCGAAACTGCGTAG
- a CDS encoding DUF7553 family protein, whose product MPREELVQAAEELKHASADTSGDVKDQLESQAETLSDLAEADHGPDHGRLDRIMHSLSELESDVDDETAERIQSAYDHVKAHRETVSGV is encoded by the coding sequence ATGCCACGAGAAGAACTCGTCCAAGCGGCAGAGGAACTGAAACACGCCAGCGCCGACACTTCCGGCGACGTAAAAGACCAACTCGAATCGCAGGCCGAGACGCTAAGCGACCTCGCGGAGGCAGACCACGGGCCTGACCACGGCCGACTTGACCGAATCATGCACTCGCTGTCGGAACTCGAATCCGACGTGGACGACGAAACGGCGGAGCGAATCCAAAGCGCATACGACCACGTCAAGGCACACCGCGAAACCGTCAGCGGCGTCTGA
- a CDS encoding ABC transporter permease yields MDAREVFRMSWRSIRGHKLRSSLTTLGVIIGVAAVIALATLGASVQASIIGDVGGEEAQQIYVWAGPEGQQGAPGAGAQPVFSERDIDRIERIEGVESVIPRGSVPTSGLRYGNDTVARSDVVAITPAYFDGAEFDSGGAFSNGANEVVLNTAAATQFDQNVSVGDSISILRANGTGVNATVVGVLNGSASQGPFEGFASQPRVYTPIDPFYETSVEIDGENRRVYPLLTVVATGPDAVEPARDEMLQYLEDDSDAVSLVPTDYGFSARTNEELLQQVQDLLNTLTGFVTGIAVISLVVGSIGIANIMLVSVTERTKEIGIMKAVGAQRRDVIQLFLVEAVMLGLLGALLGTPLGVGAAYIVAGYIDVSLTFPLEWFAIAIAVGVLVGVVAGLYPAWSAARTDPIDALRYE; encoded by the coding sequence ATGGACGCGCGCGAAGTGTTTCGAATGAGTTGGCGCTCCATCCGCGGCCACAAACTCCGCTCGTCGCTGACGACGCTCGGCGTGATAATCGGCGTGGCGGCGGTCATCGCGCTCGCAACCCTCGGCGCGAGCGTGCAGGCGTCAATCATCGGCGACGTGGGCGGTGAAGAAGCCCAACAAATCTACGTTTGGGCTGGCCCCGAAGGACAACAGGGCGCGCCCGGGGCGGGCGCACAGCCAGTTTTCTCCGAGCGCGATATCGACCGAATCGAGCGGATTGAGGGCGTCGAAAGCGTCATCCCGCGCGGGAGCGTCCCAACCTCGGGCCTCAGATACGGCAACGACACGGTGGCCAGAAGCGACGTGGTCGCCATCACGCCCGCCTACTTCGATGGCGCGGAGTTCGACTCGGGCGGCGCGTTCTCGAACGGTGCGAACGAAGTCGTCCTGAACACCGCCGCGGCGACCCAGTTCGACCAAAACGTTTCGGTCGGCGACTCGATTTCCATCCTCCGCGCGAACGGGACAGGGGTCAACGCCACCGTGGTTGGCGTTCTGAACGGCTCTGCAAGCCAGGGGCCGTTCGAGGGCTTCGCCTCCCAACCGCGAGTCTACACGCCGATTGACCCGTTCTACGAGACGAGCGTGGAGATAGACGGCGAGAACAGGCGCGTGTATCCACTGTTGACCGTCGTGGCGACTGGCCCGGACGCAGTCGAACCCGCCCGGGACGAAATGCTCCAGTATCTCGAAGACGATTCGGATGCCGTTTCGCTCGTGCCGACCGACTACGGCTTTTCCGCCCGGACGAACGAAGAACTCCTTCAGCAGGTTCAAGACCTGCTCAACACGCTCACGGGATTCGTGACGGGCATTGCCGTCATCTCGCTGGTCGTCGGCTCTATCGGAATTGCGAACATCATGCTCGTCAGCGTCACGGAGCGAACCAAAGAAATCGGTATCATGAAAGCCGTCGGGGCACAGCGCCGCGACGTGATTCAGTTGTTCCTCGTGGAGGCCGTCATGCTCGGCCTGCTCGGTGCACTATTGGGCACGCCGCTCGGCGTCGGCGCAGCGTATATCGTCGCGGGCTACATCGACGTGTCGCTCACCTTCCCGCTGGAGTGGTTCGCCATCGCAATCGCCGTCGGCGTCCTCGTCGGTGTCGTCGCCGGACTGTATCCGGCGTGGAGCGCGGCCCGAACCGACCCCATCGACGCGCTCAGGTACGAATAA
- a CDS encoding sulfurtransferase, with protein MSNSDYAKDVLVTADWVEDNLDKFESDDPEYRLVEVDVDTEAYDDAHVPGAIGFNWETQLQDQTQRDILEKEDFADLLGSHGITEDSTVVLYGDNSNWFAAYTYWQFKYYGHRDVRLLDGGRDYWLDNDYPTTDEEPEFSEVEYDARGPFEGIRAYRDDVQKAIDRGVPLVDVRSPEEFSGEVLAPPGLQETAQRGGHIPGASNVSWAATVNPDGTFKSAEELSELYESEGVTNDQEVVAYCRIGERSSIAWFALSELLGYDNVVNYDGSWTEWGNLVDAPIETGSGN; from the coding sequence ATGAGTAACAGTGATTACGCGAAAGACGTTCTCGTCACCGCGGACTGGGTCGAGGACAACTTGGACAAGTTCGAGAGCGACGACCCCGAGTATCGCCTCGTAGAGGTGGACGTGGACACCGAAGCATACGACGACGCCCACGTCCCCGGCGCAATCGGGTTCAACTGGGAAACCCAACTACAAGACCAGACGCAGCGAGACATCCTCGAAAAAGAGGACTTCGCAGACCTGCTCGGAAGCCACGGCATCACCGAGGATTCCACCGTCGTCCTCTACGGTGACAACTCCAACTGGTTCGCGGCCTACACCTACTGGCAGTTCAAATACTACGGCCACCGCGACGTTCGTCTGCTCGACGGTGGACGTGATTACTGGCTCGACAACGACTATCCGACGACGGACGAGGAACCCGAGTTCTCCGAAGTCGAATACGACGCCCGTGGCCCGTTCGAGGGCATTCGTGCCTACCGCGACGACGTGCAGAAAGCAATCGACCGCGGCGTTCCCCTCGTGGACGTTCGCTCGCCGGAAGAGTTCAGCGGCGAAGTGCTCGCCCCGCCAGGACTGCAAGAAACCGCACAGCGCGGCGGCCACATCCCCGGCGCATCGAACGTCTCGTGGGCGGCCACAGTCAACCCAGATGGGACGTTCAAGAGCGCGGAGGAACTTAGCGAACTCTACGAGAGCGAAGGCGTAACGAACGACCAAGAGGTCGTCGCCTACTGCCGAATCGGCGAGCGCTCCTCGATTGCATGGTTCGCGCTGTCGGAACTCCTGGGCTACGACAACGTCGTCAACTACGACGGGTCGTGGACGGAATGGGGCAACCTCGTTGACGCCCCAATCGAAACCGGAAGCGGAAACTAA